The following are encoded in a window of Arvicanthis niloticus isolate mArvNil1 chromosome 1, mArvNil1.pat.X, whole genome shotgun sequence genomic DNA:
- the LOC117722400 gene encoding olfactory receptor 13G1-like, translating into MNRTLVTEFLILGFSEMPQLRIPLLLSFLCLYMAAVSGNLLIMVTISASPALHTPMYFFLVNLAMVDILCTSTILPKLLDTMVGGRTISYGGCMAQLFFFTWSLGAELLLFSAMAYDRFVAICCPLHYSTWMGPRVCAFLAGIVWTISLTNTSINTSLVLCLPFCSSNVIEHFFCEIPPLLKLSCAPTQLNEAMAFAADVFLAVGNFSVIILSYGFIVASILKIRSAEGKQRAFSTCSAHLIVVTMYYSTVIYTYIRPSSSYSLNKDKVVSIIYTSVAPTLNPLIYTLRNKDVKVALRRLLSCS; encoded by the coding sequence ATGAATAGGACACTGGTCACTGAGTTCCTCATCCTGGGATTCTCAGAAATGCCTCAACTTCGGATACCacttctcctcagcttcctctgcCTATACATGGCTGCAGTCTCAGGAAACCTGCTCATTATGGTGACAATCAGTGCCAGCCCAGCCTTGCatacccccatgtacttctttctGGTCAACTTGGCCATGGTGGACATCCTCTGCACCTCCACCATTCTACCCAAGCTACTGGACACCATGGTAGGGGGAAGGACCATCTCTTATGGGGGCTGCATGGCTCAGCTCTTCTTCTTCACATGGTccctgggggcagagctgctgctctTCTCAGCTATGGCCTATGACCGCTTTGTGGCCATCTGCTGTCCCCTGCACTACAGTACCTGGATGGGCCCCAGGGTGTGTGCATTCCTGGCTGGCATTGTCTGGACCATCAGCCTGACTAACACCAGCATAAACACAAGCTTGGTGCTGTGTCTACCATTCTGCAGCTCCAATGTGATAGAACACTTCTTCTGTGAGATTCCCCCGCTGTTGAAGCTCTCCTGTGCTCCAACACAACTGAACGAGGCCATGGCTTTTGCTGCAGATGTGTTCCTGGCTGTAGGGAATTTCTCTGTGATCATCCTCTCCTATGGCTTCATTGTGGCCAGCATCCTGAAGATACGCTCAGCTGAGGGCAAGCAACGGGCCTTTTCCACCTGCTCTGCACACCTCATTGTGGTCACCATGTACTACTCCACTGTCATCTACACTTACATTCGCCCTTCATCCAGCTACTCACTGAACAAGGACAAGGTGGTGTCCATCATCTACACCTCGGTGGCACCCACCTTGAACCCCCTCATCTACACTCTGAGGAACAAGGATGTCAAAGTTGCACTCCGAAGACTTCTGTCTTGCTCTTGA